The Phycisphaeraceae bacterium genome has a window encoding:
- the sufB gene encoding Fe-S cluster assembly protein SufB encodes MTTTESTIHEFTKKGYTAGFVTDIEADTFEPGLDEDVVRRLSAVKGEPEWMLQWRLDAFRRWKAMSEPRWAFIHYPPIDYQAVSYYSAPKVKKGPASLDEVDPKLLETYRKLGIPLEEQLALAGVAVDAVFDSVSVATTFKETLAKAGVIFCPMSEAVREHPDLVRKYLGSVVPPGDNFFAALNSAVFSDGSFVYVPKGVTCPMELSTYFRINASKTGQFERTLIIADERASVSYLEGCTAPMRDENQLHAAVVELVALDDATIKYSTIQNWYPGDEHGQGGIYNFVTKRGKCLGARSRISWTQVETGSAITWKYPSCILQGDDSVGEFYSVALTNHRQQADTGTKMIHLGRNTRSTIISKGISAGRGQNTYRGLVQINKGAANARNYTQCDSMLMGDQCGAHTFPYIDVRNPTASVEHEATTSKIGEDQIFYCTQRGISEEDAVSLIVNGFCKEVLKELPMEFAVEADKLLSISLEGSVG; translated from the coding sequence ATGACCACCACCGAGTCCACCATTCACGAGTTCACGAAGAAGGGCTATACGGCCGGGTTTGTCACGGATATCGAGGCCGACACCTTCGAACCGGGACTGGATGAGGACGTGGTCCGCCGGCTGTCCGCCGTCAAGGGTGAGCCGGAGTGGATGCTTCAGTGGCGCCTGGATGCGTTCCGTCGCTGGAAGGCGATGTCGGAGCCGCGCTGGGCGTTCATTCACTATCCCCCCATCGACTACCAGGCGGTGTCGTACTACTCCGCGCCGAAGGTGAAGAAGGGGCCCGCCTCACTCGACGAGGTGGACCCCAAGTTGCTGGAGACATACCGCAAACTGGGCATTCCGCTGGAGGAGCAGCTGGCCCTGGCGGGCGTGGCGGTGGATGCGGTATTCGACAGCGTGTCGGTGGCCACGACGTTCAAGGAGACCCTGGCGAAGGCGGGCGTGATCTTCTGTCCCATGTCCGAGGCGGTTCGTGAGCACCCGGACCTGGTTCGCAAGTACCTCGGCTCGGTGGTGCCGCCGGGAGACAACTTCTTCGCCGCCCTCAACAGCGCGGTCTTCAGCGACGGTTCGTTCGTCTACGTCCCGAAGGGCGTGACCTGTCCGATGGAGTTGTCCACGTATTTCCGCATCAACGCGTCAAAGACGGGGCAGTTCGAGCGCACGCTGATCATCGCCGATGAACGCGCGAGCGTCAGTTACCTGGAGGGCTGCACCGCCCCTATGCGCGACGAGAACCAGCTGCACGCGGCGGTGGTGGAACTCGTGGCCCTCGATGACGCCACCATCAAGTACTCCACCATTCAGAACTGGTACCCCGGCGACGAACACGGTCAGGGCGGCATCTACAACTTCGTCACCAAGCGGGGCAAGTGCCTGGGGGCTCGCAGCCGCATCTCCTGGACGCAGGTGGAGACCGGCTCGGCCATCACGTGGAAGTACCCTTCGTGCATCCTGCAGGGGGACGATTCGGTGGGCGAGTTCTACTCCGTGGCGCTGACCAACCACCGCCAGCAGGCCGACACCGGCACCAAGATGATCCACCTCGGGCGCAACACGCGCTCGACCATCATCTCCAAGGGCATCAGCGCGGGGCGCGGACAGAACACCTACCGGGGCCTGGTGCAGATCAACAAGGGCGCGGCCAACGCCCGCAACTACACCCAGTGCGATTCGATGCTCATGGGCGACCAGTGCGGAGCGCACACCTTCCCGTACATCGACGTGCGCAACCCCACCGCCAGCGTGGAGCACGAGGCCACCACCAGCAAGATCGGCGAGGACCAGATCTTCTACTGCACCCAGCGCGGCATCTCGGAGGAGGACGCCGTGTCGCTCATCGTCAACGGCTTCTGCAAGGAAGTGCTCAAGGAACTGCCCATGGAGTTCGCGGTGGAGGCGGACAAGCTGCTGTCGATTTCGCTCGAAGGATCGGTCGGGTGA
- the sufC gene encoding Fe-S cluster assembly ATPase SufC, which yields MSLLEITNLHVSVEGQPILRGLDLTINPGEVHSIMGPNGSGKSTLARVIAGHEAYEVTEGTILFRGRDLLEMEPDERAREGVFMAFQYPVEIPGVKTTQFLKAAVNATRKHRGLPELDAMQMLKLFREKMKLIHIDDDLLKRNVNEGFSGGEKKRAEIFQMAVLEPALCVLDETDSGLDIDALRVVADGVNAMRSKDRGFLVITHYQRLLNFIVPDFVHVLVEGRIVHSGGKELAYELEEKGYTWLEKEPAAA from the coding sequence ATGTCGCTGCTTGAGATCACTAACCTGCATGTCTCCGTCGAAGGCCAGCCAATCCTGCGCGGGCTGGACCTGACCATCAATCCCGGCGAAGTTCACTCCATCATGGGCCCGAACGGCTCGGGCAAGTCCACGCTCGCCCGCGTCATCGCCGGGCACGAGGCGTACGAAGTGACGGAGGGGACCATCCTCTTCCGCGGCAGGGATCTGCTTGAGATGGAGCCGGACGAGCGCGCCCGCGAAGGCGTCTTCATGGCCTTCCAGTACCCCGTGGAAATTCCGGGCGTCAAGACCACCCAGTTCCTCAAAGCGGCGGTCAACGCCACGCGCAAGCACCGCGGACTGCCTGAACTGGACGCCATGCAGATGCTCAAGCTCTTCCGTGAGAAGATGAAGCTCATTCACATCGACGACGACCTGCTCAAGCGCAACGTCAACGAGGGCTTCTCGGGCGGCGAGAAGAAGCGGGCGGAGATCTTCCAGATGGCCGTGCTCGAGCCCGCTCTGTGCGTGCTGGACGAGACCGACTCCGGCCTGGATATCGACGCCCTGCGCGTGGTGGCCGACGGCGTCAACGCCATGCGGAGCAAGGATCGCGGCTTCCTCGTCATCACGCACTACCAGCGGTTGCTCAACTTCATCGTGCCCGACTTCGTCCACGTGCTGGTGGAGGGCCGCATCGTCCACTCGGGCGGCAAGGAACTCGCCTACGAACTGGAGGAGAAGGGATACACGTGGCTGGAGAAGGAGCCAGCCGCCGCCTGA